One Phaseolus vulgaris cultivar G19833 chromosome 4, P. vulgaris v2.0, whole genome shotgun sequence DNA window includes the following coding sequences:
- the LOC137837644 gene encoding uncharacterized protein isoform X2: MDPRAVQTQGHNSGQHHHNPQNVGSRVAHGDEHNQHEKKTVMKKVKEKAKKIKDTITKHGHHDHEPGHEYRYEDQHIPDDHDLDEEDDEDVYPEVHGAPNDCSAVYDSAGVRGVGTSGVNLGGIAVKGGEPHHEPRVMVVSPTTGVNQSRASDPTRTFVAVEKAVHAKVNLERPIHLEEDPHAPRSAHQAYAPANYETKVKDPSGLGGAEIDVTPVEKSFSMLTILYEPNQEPNLFPTVPETHHHPSAGSHSQFTPELSTATMPELSGEVKTQYPKRHDQFAPELSTPTKTHYPEAKIHDQYLPQQSSATKNQYPSSRSHDQFTAVSSTGPNIQSTKFHEQHFPQHSSATKTQQPSSGSHDQFTPVSSTGPNIQHPSTKFHDQHLPQQSSATKPQYPSSGTHDQFTPVSSTGPNIQYPSTFHDQHLPQQSSATKPQFPSSGTHDQFTPVSSTGPNIQHPSTFHDQHLPQQFSSTKPQFPSSGTHDQFTPVSSTGPNIQHPSTKIHDQHLPQQFSATKSQYPSSGNHDQFTPVSSTGPNIQHPLTKIHDQHLPQQSSATKTQYPSSGTHDLFTPVSSTEPNFQHPSTKIHGQHLPHQSTATKTQSPPSRSTDRFASELSTEPTLRPPYTKIHDQHLPQQSNETRHQYPSTGRHVQFTPELSTEPKVQSHYTKTHDEYPSSVNQDQYHSTTNHDRHLPQQSSPSATNTQYPSSRSHDHFLPEFSTETRTPQAYNTTHMEESQYGSREKPSNESSYTDKISSATASIADTAITAKNNVASKLGYGDRNESEATRAKKQEENISNEEPSTVSLATAVMADKAVAAKNTVASKLGYGADTETTQTKHQQQNTSSEKPSTISSATSTIADKAVAAKNTVASKLGYGPEATHQEEEKPSTISSATSAIADKAASAKNTVASKLGYGAETTHQEEKPSTISSATSAIADKAASAKNTVASKLGYGPETTHREEEKPSVISSATSAIADTAVSAKNTVASKLGYDTETTQAKHHEEKPSTISAATSAISDKAASAKNAVASKLGYGANTETTQTKNYQENPSNQQQSTISSATSAVADKAISAKNTVASKLGFGDTTTAHEERRREHAAAPTEYGKSVAQSLTENLGPYGNVGGVGSGVKSNVAGEEYASVGVEQDKGVSMKDYLADKLRPTPEDSALSEVISETLHRKEPVKFTEEGNKGGKKVISDAVHEREDEAERRVDQQIPLWKVTESEEVKRRLGSEDIETERRYQEMYVKTPGTGVVDKLKGMVGSWITNPMENQSSQDSSTTNYGTEVEHLNQGGGERRLQDSSN; encoded by the exons ATGGATCCAAGAGCAGTTCAAACTCAGGGGCACAACTCCGGTCAACACCACCATAATCCTCAAAATGTTGGGTCACGAG TGGCGCATGGGGATGAACACAACCAGCATGAGAAGAAGACGGTTATGAAGAAGGTAAAAGAGAAGGCCAAGAAAATTAAGGACACTATCACAAAGCATGGCCATCATGACCATGAACCTGGCCACGAGTATCGCTATGAAGATCAACATATTCCTGATGATCATGActtggatgaagaagatgacgaAGATGTATACCCAGAAGTCCATGGAGCACCGA ATGATTGTTCTGCAGTTTACGACAGTGCAGGTGTTAGAGGTGTTGGGACAAGTGGTGTTAATTTGGGTGGTATAGCAGTTAAGGGAGGAGAACCTCATCATGAGCCAAGAGTGATGGTTGTTTCTCCAACTACTGGAGTTAATCAAAGCAGAGCTAGTGACCCAACTAGGACATTTGTTGCGGTAGAGAAAGCAGTGCATGCTAAGGTCAATTTGGAGAGACCAATTCACTTGGAGGAAGATCCTCACGCTCCACGAAGTGCACATCAAGCATATGCTCCAGCAAATTATGAAACCAAAGTCAAAGATCCAAGTGGGCTAG GTGGAGCAGAAATTGACGTTACCCCAGTTGAGAAATCTTTCTCCATGTTGACTATTCTTTATGAGCCAAACCAAGAACCAAACCTCTTTCCAACTGTTCCTGAAACTCACCACCACCCTTCTGCTGGAAGCCACTCCCAATTTACACCAGAGCTGTCTACTGCAACTATGCCAGAACTTTCTGGTGAAGTTAAAACCCAATACCCCAAAAGACATGACCAGTTTGCGCCAGAGTTGTCCACACCAACCAAAACTCACTACCCTGAAGCCAAAATCCATGACCAATACTTGCCACAACAATCAAGTGCAACAAAAAATCAATACCCTTCATCTAGAAGCCATGATCAGTTTACAGCAGTGTCATCTACTGGACCTAATATTCAGTCTACCAAATTCCATGAACAACACTTTCCACAACATTCCAGTGCTACAAAAACTCAACAACCTTCATCAGGGAGCCATGATCAGTTTACACCAGTGTCATCTACTGGACCTAATATTCAGCACCCTTCTACCAAATTCCATGACCAACACTTGCCGCAGCAATCCAGTGCTACAAAACCTCAATACCCTTCATCCGGAACCCATGATCAGTTTACACCAGTGTCATCTACTGGACCTAATATTCAGTACCCTTCCACCTTCCATGACCAACACTTGCCGCAGCAATCCAGTGCTACAAAACCTCAATTCCCTTCATCCGGAACCCATGATCAGTTTACACCAGTGTCATCTACTGGACCTAATATTCAGCACCCTTCCACCTTCCATGACCAACACTTACCACAACAATTCAGTTCTACAAAACCTCAATTCCCCTCATCCGGAACCCATGATCAGTTTACACCAGTGTCATCTACTGGACCTAATATTCAGCACCCTTCTACTAAAATCCATGACCAACACTTACCACAACAATTCAGTGCTACAAAATCTCAATACCCTTCATCTGGAAACCATGATCAGTTTACACCAGTTTCATCTACTGGACCTAATATTCAGCACCCTTTGACCAAAATCCATGACCAACACTTGCCTCAACAATCCAGTGCTACAAAAACTCAGTACCCTTCATCTGGAACTCATGATCTGTTTACACCAGTGTCATCTACTGAACCTAATTTTCAGCACCCTTCTACCAAAATCCATGGCCAACACTTGCCTCACCAGTCTACTGCAACAAAAACTCAATCCCCTCCATCCAGAAGCACTGATCGGTTCGCATCAGAGTTATCTACTGAACCCACACTTCGGCCCCCTTATACCAAAATCCATGACCAACACTTGCCACAGCAATCTAATGAAACAAGACATCAGTACCCTTCAACAGGAAGACATGTTCAGTTTACACCAGAGTTATCTACCGAACCTAAAGTTCAGTCCCATTACACCAAAACCCATGATGAATACCCTTCATCTGTAAACCAGGATCAGTACCATTCTACCACGAACCATGACCGACACTTGCCACAACAATCTAGTCCAAGTGCAACAAATACTCAATATCCTTCATCTAGAAGCCACGATCATTTTCTACCTGAATTTTCAACTGAAACCAGAACCCCACAAGCCTACAACACCACACACATGGAGGAATCCCAATACGGATCAAGGGAGAAACCATCAAATGAGAGCAGTTACACAGATAAAATCTCATCAGCAACCGCTTCAATAGCTGATACAGCCATCACTGCTAAAAATAATGTAGCTTCAAAGCTTGGATATGGCGACAGAAATGAGAGCGAAGCAACTCGAGCAAAGAAGCAAGAAGAGAACATAAGCAACGAAGAACCATCAACAGTCTCTTTAGCTACAGCCGTAATGGCTGATAAAGCCGTCGCGGCCAAAAACACTGTAGCTTCCAAACTCGGATATGGTGCTGACACCGAAACAACTCAAACAAAGCATCAGCAACAGAACACAAGCAGTGAAAAACCGTCTACAATCTCATCAGCAACCTCTACAATAGCCGATAAAGCTGTCGCTGCCAAAAATACAGTAGCTTCAAAGCTCGGATATGGTCCTGAAGCAACTCatcaggaagaagaaaaaccatcaACAATCTCTTCAGCAACATCTGCAATAGCTGATAAAGCTGCCAGTGCCAAAAATACCGTAGCTTCAAAGCTTGGATATGGTGCTGAAACAACTCatcaagaagaaaaaccatCAACAATCTCTTCAGCAACCTCTGCAATAGCTGATAAAGCTGCCAGTGCCAAAAATACCGTAGCTTCAAAGCTCGGATATGGTCCTGAAACAACTCATcgggaagaagaaaaaccttcCGTAATCTCTTCGGCAACCTCTGCAATAGCTGATACAGCTGTCTCAGCCAAAAATACCGTAGCTTCCAAGCTCGGTTATGACACTGAAACAACTCAAGCAAAGCATCACGAAGAAAAACCATCAACAATCTCTGCAGCAACCTCTGCAATATCTGATAAAGCTGCCTCAGCCAAAAATGCAGTAGCTTCAAAGCTTGGATACGGTGCCAACACagaaacaacacaaacaaagaattaCCAAGAAAATCCAAGCAATCAACAGCAATCAACAATCTCTTCAGCAACCTCTGCAGTAGCTGATAAAGCTATCTCGGCCAAAAACACCGTAGCTTCCAAGCTCGGGTTCGGTGACACAACAACAGCACATGAAGAGAGGAGAAGAGAGCATGCTGCTGCACCAACTGAATATGGAAAGAGTGTTGCTCAGTCTCTGACTGAAAACCTAGGTCCATACGGAAACGTTGGAGGAGTGGGAAGTGGTGTGAAGTCCAACGTTGCTGGTGAAGAATATGCTAGTGTGGGTGTGGAACAAGACAAGGGTGTTTCTATGAAGGACTATTTGGCAGACAAGCTGAGGCCAACCCCTGAAGACAGTGCTCTCTCTGAAGTGATATCAGAGACTTTGCATAGGAAGGAGCCAGTGAAGTTTACTGAGGAAGGAAACAAGGGTGGTAAAAAGGTGATTTCTGATGCAGTGCATGAGAGAGAGGATGAGGCTGAGAGAAGAGTAGACCAACAGATACCATTATGGAAGGTAACAGAATCAGAGGAAGTGAAAAGAAGGTTAGGAAGTGAAGATATAGAGACTGAGAGAAGGTACCAAGAGATGTATGTGAAGACTCCAGGGACAGGGGTGGTTGATAAGCTTAAGGGAATGGTTGGATCATGGATTACCAATCCAATGGAGAACCAGTCCTCACAAG ATTCCTCTACTACGAATTATGGGACAGAAGTGGAACACCTTAACCAAGGTGGAGGTGAAAGAAGGCTACAGGATTCATCTAATTGA
- the LOC137837644 gene encoding uncharacterized protein isoform X4: MDPRAVQTQGHNSGQHHHNPQNVGSRVAHGDEHNQHEKKTVMKKVKEKAKKIKDTITKHGHHDHEPGHEYRYEDQHIPDDHDLDEEDDEDVYPEVHGAPIYDSAGVRGVGTSGVNLGGIAVKGGEPHHEPRVMVVSPTTGVNQSRASDPTRTFVAVEKAVHAKVNLERPIHLEEDPHAPRSAHQAYAPANYETKVKDPSGLGGAEIDVTPVEKSFSMLTILYEPNQEPNLFPTVPETHHHPSAGSHSQFTPELSTATMPELSGEVKTQYPKRHDQFAPELSTPTKTHYPEAKIHDQYLPQQSSATKNQYPSSRSHDQFTAVSSTGPNIQSTKFHEQHFPQHSSATKTQQPSSGSHDQFTPVSSTGPNIQHPSTKFHDQHLPQQSSATKPQYPSSGTHDQFTPVSSTGPNIQYPSTFHDQHLPQQSSATKPQFPSSGTHDQFTPVSSTGPNIQHPSTFHDQHLPQQFSSTKPQFPSSGTHDQFTPVSSTGPNIQHPSTKIHDQHLPQQFSATKSQYPSSGNHDQFTPVSSTGPNIQHPLTKIHDQHLPQQSSATKTQYPSSGTHDLFTPVSSTEPNFQHPSTKIHGQHLPHQSTATKTQSPPSRSTDRFASELSTEPTLRPPYTKIHDQHLPQQSNETRHQYPSTGRHVQFTPELSTEPKVQSHYTKTHDEYPSSVNQDQYHSTTNHDRHLPQQSSPSATNTQYPSSRSHDHFLPEFSTETRTPQAYNTTHMEESQYGSREKPSNESSYTDKISSATASIADTAITAKNNVASKLGYGDRNESEATRAKKQEENISNEEPSTVSLATAVMADKAVAAKNTVASKLGYGADTETTQTKHQQQNTSSEKPSTISSATSTIADKAVAAKNTVASKLGYGPEATHQEEEKPSTISSATSAIADKAASAKNTVASKLGYGAETTHQEEKPSTISSATSAIADKAASAKNTVASKLGYGPETTHREEEKPSVISSATSAIADTAVSAKNTVASKLGYDTETTQAKHHEEKPSTISAATSAISDKAASAKNAVASKLGYGANTETTQTKNYQENPSNQQQSTISSATSAVADKAISAKNTVASKLGFGDTTTAHEERRREHAAAPTEYGKSVAQSLTENLGPYGNVGGVGSGVKSNVAGEEYASVGVEQDKGVSMKDYLADKLRPTPEDSALSEVISETLHRKEPVKFTEEGNKGGKKVISDAVHEREDEAERRVDQQIPLWKVTESEEVKRRLGSEDIETERRYQEMYVKTPGTGVVDKLKGMVGSWITNPMENQSSQDSSTTNYGTEVEHLNQGGGERRLQDSSN, from the exons ATGGATCCAAGAGCAGTTCAAACTCAGGGGCACAACTCCGGTCAACACCACCATAATCCTCAAAATGTTGGGTCACGAG TGGCGCATGGGGATGAACACAACCAGCATGAGAAGAAGACGGTTATGAAGAAGGTAAAAGAGAAGGCCAAGAAAATTAAGGACACTATCACAAAGCATGGCCATCATGACCATGAACCTGGCCACGAGTATCGCTATGAAGATCAACATATTCCTGATGATCATGActtggatgaagaagatgacgaAGATGTATACCCAGAAGTCCATGGAGCACCGA TTTACGACAGTGCAGGTGTTAGAGGTGTTGGGACAAGTGGTGTTAATTTGGGTGGTATAGCAGTTAAGGGAGGAGAACCTCATCATGAGCCAAGAGTGATGGTTGTTTCTCCAACTACTGGAGTTAATCAAAGCAGAGCTAGTGACCCAACTAGGACATTTGTTGCGGTAGAGAAAGCAGTGCATGCTAAGGTCAATTTGGAGAGACCAATTCACTTGGAGGAAGATCCTCACGCTCCACGAAGTGCACATCAAGCATATGCTCCAGCAAATTATGAAACCAAAGTCAAAGATCCAAGTGGGCTAG GTGGAGCAGAAATTGACGTTACCCCAGTTGAGAAATCTTTCTCCATGTTGACTATTCTTTATGAGCCAAACCAAGAACCAAACCTCTTTCCAACTGTTCCTGAAACTCACCACCACCCTTCTGCTGGAAGCCACTCCCAATTTACACCAGAGCTGTCTACTGCAACTATGCCAGAACTTTCTGGTGAAGTTAAAACCCAATACCCCAAAAGACATGACCAGTTTGCGCCAGAGTTGTCCACACCAACCAAAACTCACTACCCTGAAGCCAAAATCCATGACCAATACTTGCCACAACAATCAAGTGCAACAAAAAATCAATACCCTTCATCTAGAAGCCATGATCAGTTTACAGCAGTGTCATCTACTGGACCTAATATTCAGTCTACCAAATTCCATGAACAACACTTTCCACAACATTCCAGTGCTACAAAAACTCAACAACCTTCATCAGGGAGCCATGATCAGTTTACACCAGTGTCATCTACTGGACCTAATATTCAGCACCCTTCTACCAAATTCCATGACCAACACTTGCCGCAGCAATCCAGTGCTACAAAACCTCAATACCCTTCATCCGGAACCCATGATCAGTTTACACCAGTGTCATCTACTGGACCTAATATTCAGTACCCTTCCACCTTCCATGACCAACACTTGCCGCAGCAATCCAGTGCTACAAAACCTCAATTCCCTTCATCCGGAACCCATGATCAGTTTACACCAGTGTCATCTACTGGACCTAATATTCAGCACCCTTCCACCTTCCATGACCAACACTTACCACAACAATTCAGTTCTACAAAACCTCAATTCCCCTCATCCGGAACCCATGATCAGTTTACACCAGTGTCATCTACTGGACCTAATATTCAGCACCCTTCTACTAAAATCCATGACCAACACTTACCACAACAATTCAGTGCTACAAAATCTCAATACCCTTCATCTGGAAACCATGATCAGTTTACACCAGTTTCATCTACTGGACCTAATATTCAGCACCCTTTGACCAAAATCCATGACCAACACTTGCCTCAACAATCCAGTGCTACAAAAACTCAGTACCCTTCATCTGGAACTCATGATCTGTTTACACCAGTGTCATCTACTGAACCTAATTTTCAGCACCCTTCTACCAAAATCCATGGCCAACACTTGCCTCACCAGTCTACTGCAACAAAAACTCAATCCCCTCCATCCAGAAGCACTGATCGGTTCGCATCAGAGTTATCTACTGAACCCACACTTCGGCCCCCTTATACCAAAATCCATGACCAACACTTGCCACAGCAATCTAATGAAACAAGACATCAGTACCCTTCAACAGGAAGACATGTTCAGTTTACACCAGAGTTATCTACCGAACCTAAAGTTCAGTCCCATTACACCAAAACCCATGATGAATACCCTTCATCTGTAAACCAGGATCAGTACCATTCTACCACGAACCATGACCGACACTTGCCACAACAATCTAGTCCAAGTGCAACAAATACTCAATATCCTTCATCTAGAAGCCACGATCATTTTCTACCTGAATTTTCAACTGAAACCAGAACCCCACAAGCCTACAACACCACACACATGGAGGAATCCCAATACGGATCAAGGGAGAAACCATCAAATGAGAGCAGTTACACAGATAAAATCTCATCAGCAACCGCTTCAATAGCTGATACAGCCATCACTGCTAAAAATAATGTAGCTTCAAAGCTTGGATATGGCGACAGAAATGAGAGCGAAGCAACTCGAGCAAAGAAGCAAGAAGAGAACATAAGCAACGAAGAACCATCAACAGTCTCTTTAGCTACAGCCGTAATGGCTGATAAAGCCGTCGCGGCCAAAAACACTGTAGCTTCCAAACTCGGATATGGTGCTGACACCGAAACAACTCAAACAAAGCATCAGCAACAGAACACAAGCAGTGAAAAACCGTCTACAATCTCATCAGCAACCTCTACAATAGCCGATAAAGCTGTCGCTGCCAAAAATACAGTAGCTTCAAAGCTCGGATATGGTCCTGAAGCAACTCatcaggaagaagaaaaaccatcaACAATCTCTTCAGCAACATCTGCAATAGCTGATAAAGCTGCCAGTGCCAAAAATACCGTAGCTTCAAAGCTTGGATATGGTGCTGAAACAACTCatcaagaagaaaaaccatCAACAATCTCTTCAGCAACCTCTGCAATAGCTGATAAAGCTGCCAGTGCCAAAAATACCGTAGCTTCAAAGCTCGGATATGGTCCTGAAACAACTCATcgggaagaagaaaaaccttcCGTAATCTCTTCGGCAACCTCTGCAATAGCTGATACAGCTGTCTCAGCCAAAAATACCGTAGCTTCCAAGCTCGGTTATGACACTGAAACAACTCAAGCAAAGCATCACGAAGAAAAACCATCAACAATCTCTGCAGCAACCTCTGCAATATCTGATAAAGCTGCCTCAGCCAAAAATGCAGTAGCTTCAAAGCTTGGATACGGTGCCAACACagaaacaacacaaacaaagaattaCCAAGAAAATCCAAGCAATCAACAGCAATCAACAATCTCTTCAGCAACCTCTGCAGTAGCTGATAAAGCTATCTCGGCCAAAAACACCGTAGCTTCCAAGCTCGGGTTCGGTGACACAACAACAGCACATGAAGAGAGGAGAAGAGAGCATGCTGCTGCACCAACTGAATATGGAAAGAGTGTTGCTCAGTCTCTGACTGAAAACCTAGGTCCATACGGAAACGTTGGAGGAGTGGGAAGTGGTGTGAAGTCCAACGTTGCTGGTGAAGAATATGCTAGTGTGGGTGTGGAACAAGACAAGGGTGTTTCTATGAAGGACTATTTGGCAGACAAGCTGAGGCCAACCCCTGAAGACAGTGCTCTCTCTGAAGTGATATCAGAGACTTTGCATAGGAAGGAGCCAGTGAAGTTTACTGAGGAAGGAAACAAGGGTGGTAAAAAGGTGATTTCTGATGCAGTGCATGAGAGAGAGGATGAGGCTGAGAGAAGAGTAGACCAACAGATACCATTATGGAAGGTAACAGAATCAGAGGAAGTGAAAAGAAGGTTAGGAAGTGAAGATATAGAGACTGAGAGAAGGTACCAAGAGATGTATGTGAAGACTCCAGGGACAGGGGTGGTTGATAAGCTTAAGGGAATGGTTGGATCATGGATTACCAATCCAATGGAGAACCAGTCCTCACAAG ATTCCTCTACTACGAATTATGGGACAGAAGTGGAACACCTTAACCAAGGTGGAGGTGAAAGAAGGCTACAGGATTCATCTAATTGA